One Tunturibacter gelidoferens genomic region harbors:
- a CDS encoding zinc-dependent dehydrogenase, producing the protein MSQMVSETMRAAVYRGVDDVRVETIAVPEIGDGEVLVKIHTCGICGTDLKKIHSGSHDAPRVFGHEMAGTIVQVGAGVEGFALGDRVMAYHHIPCGECYYCRKQTFAQCEVYKKVGCTAGFAPSGGGFAEYIRVMDWIVRRGLVKIPDDVPFEQTAFLEPVNTCYKAVQLLDLKADETVLVIGQGPIGILLAALARRTGASVLTSDLYKERHAVAAKFGLDRPIDARNDVVAAAKAATEGRGADVALLAVGSDALIKVAMEAIRPGGRVMLFASTQHGEAPFDPAAVCMDEKTLMGSYSASVAIQDEVTRLVFDGYRNGFDLTNLISHRFSLEDAVAAIDLASHPQADSMKIVIQPGS; encoded by the coding sequence ATGTCACAAATGGTTTCGGAGACGATGCGTGCTGCGGTCTATCGCGGTGTAGATGATGTTCGGGTTGAGACGATCGCGGTGCCGGAGATTGGTGACGGTGAGGTGTTGGTAAAGATCCACACCTGCGGGATCTGCGGGACGGATTTGAAGAAGATCCATAGTGGTTCGCATGATGCGCCGCGCGTCTTTGGACATGAGATGGCGGGAACGATTGTGCAAGTGGGCGCTGGGGTCGAGGGCTTCGCTTTAGGCGACCGGGTTATGGCTTATCATCACATTCCTTGTGGCGAGTGCTATTACTGCCGGAAACAGACGTTCGCGCAGTGTGAGGTTTATAAGAAGGTCGGGTGTACGGCGGGTTTTGCGCCCTCCGGCGGCGGCTTTGCGGAGTACATTCGCGTGATGGACTGGATTGTGCGGCGTGGGTTGGTGAAGATTCCGGACGATGTTCCGTTTGAGCAGACGGCGTTTCTGGAGCCCGTGAACACGTGCTACAAGGCCGTTCAGTTGCTCGATTTGAAGGCGGATGAGACGGTGTTGGTGATTGGACAGGGACCGATTGGGATTTTGCTGGCTGCGCTGGCACGACGGACGGGTGCCAGTGTGTTGACCAGCGATCTCTATAAGGAGCGCCATGCGGTTGCTGCAAAGTTCGGGCTTGATCGTCCTATTGACGCTCGCAATGATGTGGTTGCGGCTGCAAAGGCGGCTACCGAAGGGCGCGGTGCGGATGTGGCATTGTTGGCGGTTGGAAGCGATGCGCTGATCAAGGTTGCCATGGAGGCGATTCGGCCGGGCGGGCGAGTAATGCTGTTCGCCTCGACGCAGCATGGAGAGGCGCCGTTCGATCCTGCGGCTGTATGTATGGACGAGAAGACGTTGATGGGGTCTTATAGTGCGTCGGTGGCGATACAGGATGAGGTGACGCGGTTGGTGTTCGACGGCTACCGCAATGGGTTCGACCTGACCAACCTGATCTCACACCGGTTTTCGCTGGAGGATGCGGTCGCGGCCATCGATCTGGCCTCGCATCCCCAGGCTGACTCGATGAAGATTGTGATTCAGCCCGGAAGCTAG
- a CDS encoding nucleoside phosphorylase, with the protein MKGNIAIIAALEGELKPLIRGRGAESWKRRQSGKGCSVWEYRHADGCWIAACAGMGEVRAAVAFVEVEKVAAVDAVCSVGWAGALDGAIAAESVSGVSLVVDTKTGERFRPADFQPAWPVLATTTWVADEREKKRLAASYGAGLVDMEAATIARMALKKGIPFYCFKAVSDDADAQLPDLNPFVAENGRLKMLPFLAHVAVRPGSWSGLMKLGRHSSAAAKNLAEGIYGWLDESGSVRRSSDDYTEKHG; encoded by the coding sequence ATGAAGGGAAACATTGCGATTATTGCTGCTCTGGAAGGCGAGCTGAAGCCGCTGATTCGTGGCCGAGGCGCAGAAAGTTGGAAGCGCAGACAGTCGGGTAAAGGGTGTTCGGTGTGGGAGTACCGCCACGCGGATGGGTGTTGGATTGCCGCTTGTGCGGGCATGGGTGAAGTGAGGGCTGCTGTGGCCTTTGTTGAGGTTGAGAAGGTTGCTGCGGTTGACGCTGTTTGCTCGGTGGGATGGGCGGGTGCTCTGGATGGAGCTATTGCGGCAGAGTCTGTTTCCGGTGTCTCTTTGGTCGTCGATACGAAGACGGGAGAACGGTTTCGTCCGGCGGACTTTCAGCCGGCATGGCCGGTACTGGCGACTACGACGTGGGTAGCTGATGAACGAGAGAAGAAGCGGTTAGCAGCGAGTTACGGGGCGGGGCTTGTGGATATGGAGGCGGCGACGATTGCCCGGATGGCGTTGAAGAAGGGTATCCCGTTCTACTGCTTCAAGGCCGTCTCGGATGATGCAGATGCGCAGTTGCCTGACTTGAATCCGTTTGTTGCAGAAAATGGGAGGTTGAAGATGTTGCCGTTTCTCGCGCATGTTGCGGTGCGGCCGGGCTCGTGGTCGGGTTTGATGAAGTTGGGAAGACATAGTTCTGCTGCTGCTAAGAATTTGGCAGAGGGGATCTATGGATGGTTGGATGAGAGCGGTTCGGTGCGCAGATCGAGCGACGATTACACTGAGAAACATGGATAG
- the hpnA gene encoding hopanoid-associated sugar epimerase → MRVFITGATGFVGGHVARSYAAEGASLRLLTRQTSRLDSLAGIDAEMVTGDLREPEKLRSALVGCDALVHVAADYRLWVRDPDQMYAANVTGTRELLKLACETGVQRVVYTSSVATMGFKKDGTIVDEGSPVSLSEMIGHYKRSKFLGEFEAIKAAKAGQHVMILNPTTPIGPGDSKPTPTGRIIVDFLNRNFPAYVDTGLNLVDVAEVARMHVVALERGTPGERYILGGENLTLKQILDRMSAITGLPSPTVKVPHAVAMAFAFFDENFTGKLRGKEPRATVEAVRMGQKMMFASSAKAERELGFQVLPVYSALRAAIEWFVAHGYAPPLDGLVA, encoded by the coding sequence CGGGCTTCGTCGGAGGCCATGTGGCGAGGAGTTATGCGGCAGAGGGCGCCAGCCTTCGGCTGCTGACTCGACAGACGAGCAGGCTGGACTCCCTTGCTGGCATTGATGCAGAGATGGTGACCGGGGATCTCCGGGAGCCGGAGAAGCTGCGCTCGGCATTAGTGGGCTGCGATGCTCTGGTTCATGTCGCTGCGGATTATCGTCTGTGGGTGCGTGATCCGGACCAGATGTATGCAGCCAATGTGACTGGTACGCGGGAGTTGCTAAAGCTTGCTTGCGAGACTGGGGTGCAACGTGTGGTCTATACCTCGAGCGTGGCGACGATGGGGTTCAAGAAAGATGGGACGATCGTAGACGAGGGGTCTCCGGTCTCGTTGTCGGAGATGATTGGGCATTACAAGCGGTCTAAGTTTCTTGGAGAGTTCGAGGCCATCAAAGCGGCGAAGGCTGGCCAGCATGTGATGATCCTGAATCCTACAACGCCGATTGGTCCTGGCGATTCGAAGCCTACGCCAACGGGAAGGATCATCGTTGATTTCCTGAATCGAAATTTTCCTGCGTATGTGGATACCGGATTGAACCTGGTGGATGTGGCCGAGGTGGCGCGGATGCATGTCGTCGCGCTCGAGCGTGGAACTCCGGGAGAGCGATACATTCTTGGCGGGGAGAATCTTACGCTAAAGCAGATTCTGGATCGTATGTCGGCGATCACTGGACTGCCTTCTCCGACTGTGAAGGTGCCGCATGCAGTGGCGATGGCCTTTGCGTTCTTCGATGAAAACTTTACCGGCAAGTTGAGGGGCAAGGAGCCGCGTGCGACCGTAGAAGCCGTCCGGATGGGGCAGAAGATGATGTTTGCTTCTTCGGCCAAGGCGGAGCGGGAGCTGGGATTTCAAGTGCTGCCTGTTTATAGTGCGCTGCGAGCGGCGATCGAGTGGTTCGTTGCACATGGTTATGCGCCGCCACTGGATGGGCTGGTGGCATGA